A single Venturia canescens isolate UGA chromosome 1, ASM1945775v1, whole genome shotgun sequence DNA region contains:
- the LOC122413058 gene encoding uncharacterized protein: MWRSPWTHGKNMLWGLRGSHASMKWARRGLVFIFAWGLAMIATLQFHHAMNDNSLSGGGSGETQPSGLPYRLRSSDHQDDGPPRTFLGGGKGGGGGGGGGGGGGGSSRYLMQRYPVNSTTSIDNLKNSRDYESKIADGPNATATLSRSRELEKRTKEELEPLIDKRGSRTDEELIREIESRMPSLPLAYWLKWGSRLGNTSGNASKNKVADAKSSRNSNSSKQARNSGCLPKFPSIFDLEFSNIYWQTLRTSNGTFQLLGAYYDVRKLSKMGPAIRIVGMIDRIDPRVKTYCQMWFEGDREPGIVETLEYKYVWYPKWGNYKQGIYQPYVIACKIPQSHLKRGAPASISIVEKPCDTSTNNLRVIYNKPEAKRGFAVCVKGLDFLHDDLSVRLVEWIELIGLLGADKIFFYQLQVHPNVSKVLDHYTKLGKVEVTPITLPGGQPNIPAFQHMYLIKKTGNKRLDEVIPYNDCLYKHMYEYEYIALLDVDEVIMPLKDSTWPELMKRILPKALALRNETRASYDVRNVYFLDDFLHSHDSFQQIPKYMHMLQHVYRSKNFTKPQQYVKCFHNPERVVALHNHFPLSCLGSGCTTYSIQTEDAQLQHYRSDCVKSLVNSCVQYKKTKVMDTTIWRYKDSLTQRVTDTLRTLGFFPSINTST, encoded by the exons CCCTTGGACACACGGGAAAAATATGTTATGGGGTTTGAGAGGGAGTCATGCAAGTATGAAATGGGCTCGTCGCGGTTTGGTGTTCATATTTGCCTGGGGACTGGCGATGATTGCAACGTTGCAATTTCATCATGCCATGAATGATAATTCGTTGAGCGGTGGAGGTAGTGGAGAAACTCAGCCGTCAGGATTACCGTACCGCCTACGTTCCAGCGATCATCAAGATGATGGACCGCCGAGAACGTTTCTTGGCGGAGGAaaagggggaggaggaggaggaggaggaggaggcggaGGTGGTGGTTCATCGCGTTATCTCATGCAACGTTATCCCGTAAATTCGACGACTTCGAtcgacaatttaaaaaattctaggGATTACGAATCGAAGATTGCCGATGGGCCAAACGCAACTGCCACTTTAAGCCGATCGAGGGAGCTCGAAAAACGGACTAAAGAAGAATTAGAGCCACTGATTGACAAGCGAGGATCGCGCACCGATGAAGAATTAATTCGTGAGATCGAGTCTCGGATGCCCAGTTTGCCCCTGGCTTATTGGTTGAAGTGGGGCTCCCGGTTGGGCAACACATCCGGTAACGCTAGCAAAAACAAAGTTGCGGATGCTAAATCGAgtcgaaattcaaattcgaGTAAACAGGCTCGAAACAGTGGCTGCCTCCCCAAGTTTCCCAGCATCTTCGATCTCGAATTCAGTAATATTTATTGGCAAACGCTCCGAACGAGCAACGGCACCTTTCAATTGTTGGGGGCCTATTACGACGTGAGAAAGCTGTCGAAAATGGGACCAGCTATAAGGATCGTTGGGATGATCGACCGGATTGATCCGCGTGTCAAAACTTATTGTCAAATGTGGTTCGAGGGCGATCGAGAGCCCGGAATCGTCGAGACGCTCGAATACAAATACGTCTGGTATCCCAAGTGGGGCAATTACAAGCAAGGCATTTATCAGCCGTACGTAATAGCTTGCAAAATACCCCAGAGCCACCTGAAACGCGGAGCACCCGCTTCTATATCGATCGTCGAGAAGCCCTGTGACACATCGACCAATAATCTTCGTGTTATTTACAACAAGCCTGAAGCGAAACGTGGCTTTGCCGTGTGCGTCAAGGGCCTCGATTTCCTACACGACGATCTTTCCGTTCGTCTTGTCGAATGGATCGAACTCATCGGACTTCTCGGCGCTGataaaatattcttttatCAGCTTCAAGTCCATCCTAACGTCAGTAAAGTGCTCGACCATTACACCAAACTGGGCAAAGTCGAAGTCACTCCGATCACTCTGCCCGGTGGACAGCCAAATATTCCTGCCTTTCAACACATGTACCTCATCAAAAAAACCGGCAACAAACGACTCGACGAAGTCATACCTTACAACGATTGCCTGTACAAACATATGTACGAGTACGAGTACATCGCTCTTCTCGATGTCGATGAGGTCATCATGCCCTTGAAAGATTCTACATGGCCTGAACTTATGAAACGCATTCTCCCTAAAGCTCTCGCTTTGCGGAATGAAACTCGAGCCTCCTATGACGTTAGAAATGTCTACTTTCTCGATGATTTTCTTCACTCCCACGACAGCTTTCAGCAAATACCaaa GTACATGCACATGCTCCAGCACGTCTATCGTTCGAAAAACTTCACGAAGCCGCAGCAGTACGTCAAGTGTTTTCACAATCCAGAGCGAGTTGTCGCTCTCCACAATCACTTTCCACTTTCGTGTCTTGGCTCTGGATGCACGACATATTCGATCCAGACCGAGGACGCCCAGCTGCAGCACTACCGGTCCGACTGTGTTAAATCATTGGTAAACTCGTGCGTTCAGTACAAAAAAACGAAGGTTATGGACACGACGATTTGGCGATACAAGGATAGTTTGACTCAACGTGTCACCGATACCCTCCGGACACTCGGATTCTTTCCATCGATAAATACCTCAACGTAA